A section of the Luteolibacter rhizosphaerae genome encodes:
- a CDS encoding D-alanine--D-alanine ligase, which yields MIPDNLLIAVLMGGPGSEREVSLASGKAVLKALQAAGCNAVGVDVKDADFELPEGTGLAYNVIHGTFGEDGQLQSLLESRGIPYTGAGVASSKTAFDKNLAKEKFLAAGVPTPASEIVDVSGGVRLPSIPVPFVVKPPREGSSVGVTIVKEESQALPAMETAAKYGNDILVEAFVEGKELTVGILDDAAMPIVHIAPRDGFYDMANKYPWLSGGVGSDYYCPADLDAETTRRVQEAALAGHRSLGVEVYSRVDVLLDAAGNPFVLEANTIPGMTETSLLPKSAAAHGIDFPALCLRIAELSLAARSK from the coding sequence ATGATCCCCGACAATCTCCTCATCGCCGTCCTGATGGGCGGTCCCGGTTCCGAGCGCGAAGTCTCGCTGGCTTCCGGGAAGGCCGTGCTCAAGGCGCTTCAAGCTGCGGGCTGCAATGCCGTGGGCGTGGATGTGAAGGATGCCGACTTCGAACTGCCGGAGGGCACCGGGCTGGCCTACAACGTGATTCACGGAACCTTCGGTGAGGACGGCCAGCTCCAGTCCCTGCTGGAGAGCCGCGGTATTCCTTACACCGGTGCGGGCGTGGCCAGTAGCAAGACCGCCTTCGACAAGAATCTGGCGAAGGAGAAGTTCCTGGCGGCGGGTGTGCCGACGCCGGCTTCGGAGATCGTGGATGTGTCAGGCGGCGTGCGCTTGCCGTCCATCCCCGTGCCCTTCGTGGTGAAGCCGCCGCGCGAGGGATCGAGCGTCGGTGTGACCATCGTGAAGGAAGAGAGCCAAGCGCTGCCGGCGATGGAAACCGCGGCGAAGTATGGCAACGACATCCTGGTCGAGGCTTTCGTCGAAGGTAAGGAACTGACCGTCGGGATCCTGGATGATGCGGCGATGCCGATCGTCCACATCGCACCGCGCGATGGCTTCTACGACATGGCGAACAAGTATCCGTGGCTGTCCGGCGGGGTCGGCAGCGACTACTACTGCCCGGCTGATCTGGATGCCGAGACCACGCGACGCGTGCAAGAGGCCGCGCTGGCCGGGCATCGCTCGCTGGGCGTGGAGGTTTACTCGCGTGTCGACGTGCTGCTGGACGCCGCGGGCAACCCTTTCGTGCTGGAGGCGAACACCATCCCCGGCATGACCGAGACCAGCCTGCTGCCGAAGTCCGCCGCAGCGCACGGAATCGATTTCCCGGCCTTGTGCCTGCGCATCGCCGAGCTCTCGCTGGCCGCCCGTTCGAAGTAA
- the ftsA gene encoding cell division protein FtsA, with protein MARSKIHVGLEIGTSKICMVVGEVKSDGSVKILGVGQSKSVGVKKGEIYDFPQVRACVKDALVKAEDASDVEIGSVYLAITGAHIQGVNNRGSFRLPDDESVIAPSHVQEAKEIARAVAIPPDHVYLHHIIRRYGVDGFEHATTPIGLSGKTVDADFHVIHGIRSRIENQIKCVREMPLDIDDLVFSPIASAQVALDRESKERGALVIDIGGGTTDYVLYLDGAVEATGCIPVGGDHVTNDIHLVTGLAFSKAEILKIREGDASADPARSVGLIKVADEKGFAEAEVKRQLLNDIIRQRLEETLRLLQRRLPDGAVERIGTGVFLSGGTSLMRGFGELAHDIFKRDIYRPEPPELSGVQANFKDPQFTTAIGLIRYAQIIEAEREPKRGVFRKLGNVLWPFSR; from the coding sequence ATGGCCCGCTCGAAAATCCACGTCGGCCTCGAAATCGGCACCAGCAAGATCTGCATGGTGGTCGGCGAGGTGAAGTCGGATGGCTCCGTCAAGATCCTTGGCGTCGGCCAATCGAAGTCGGTCGGCGTCAAGAAAGGGGAGATCTACGATTTCCCACAGGTGCGCGCCTGTGTGAAGGACGCGCTGGTGAAGGCGGAGGACGCGAGCGATGTGGAGATCGGCAGCGTCTATCTGGCGATCACCGGCGCGCACATCCAAGGCGTGAACAACCGTGGCAGCTTCCGCCTGCCGGACGACGAATCGGTTATCGCGCCGTCCCACGTGCAGGAGGCGAAGGAGATCGCCCGCGCGGTGGCGATCCCGCCGGACCATGTCTACCTGCACCACATCATCCGGCGCTATGGCGTGGATGGTTTCGAGCATGCGACCACGCCGATCGGGCTTTCCGGCAAGACGGTGGATGCGGACTTCCACGTGATCCACGGCATCCGCTCGCGGATCGAGAACCAGATCAAATGCGTGCGGGAGATGCCGCTTGATATCGATGACCTGGTGTTTTCCCCGATCGCCTCCGCGCAGGTGGCGCTCGACCGTGAATCGAAGGAGCGTGGTGCGCTGGTGATCGATATCGGCGGCGGCACCACCGACTACGTCCTGTATCTGGATGGAGCGGTGGAGGCGACCGGCTGCATCCCGGTGGGTGGTGACCACGTCACGAACGACATTCACCTGGTGACCGGCCTGGCCTTCTCGAAGGCGGAGATCCTGAAGATCCGCGAAGGCGATGCCTCGGCGGATCCTGCGCGCTCGGTGGGCCTGATCAAGGTGGCGGACGAGAAGGGCTTCGCCGAAGCCGAGGTGAAGCGGCAGTTGCTGAACGACATCATCCGCCAGCGTCTCGAAGAAACCTTGCGCCTGCTGCAGCGGCGTTTGCCGGATGGAGCGGTCGAGCGGATCGGCACGGGCGTTTTCCTCTCCGGGGGGACCAGCCTGATGCGCGGATTCGGCGAATTGGCGCACGACATCTTCAAGCGGGACATCTACCGTCCGGAGCCGCCGGAACTCAGCGGCGTACAAGCGAATTTCAAGGACCCCCAATTCACCACCGCCATCGGCCTGATCCGCTATGCGCAGATCATCGAGGCGGAACGCGAGCCAAAACGTGGAGTCTTCCGCAAGCTCGGTAATGTGCTCTGGCCCTTTTCACGATAA
- a CDS encoding cell division protein FtsQ/DivIB, with protein MFKKRTTRVRHSKELTRLQVNVLSPRIVWFGFLKACRQTVKVAVLVTLGVAAVWGIRELIQKGLVENKEFQLQAIELTPNPAIDERRLIKVAGIDINGSLFDCDAGKIEETLRALPELSAASVRREFPGTLVVEVIAREPYLWVASTNQEVQPRDPEKGLVVDRQGIVFHCPPALHAKAELLPLIQLSEGGEPLVPGKPVVHPEYDRLRRLYQVACREIPVAESWVYLLRQSREWSLELVSRDGTEACFGLGDHERQMKDLKSALDHAREREQQIASIELIPERNIPVKLRGGVPRAILIDEPAPAGVPDRRARDLNDLLNR; from the coding sequence ATGTTCAAGAAACGCACCACCCGTGTCCGTCACAGCAAGGAGCTCACCCGCTTGCAGGTGAATGTCCTGTCGCCGCGCATCGTGTGGTTCGGCTTCCTGAAGGCGTGCCGCCAGACCGTGAAGGTGGCAGTGCTGGTGACCTTGGGGGTGGCCGCGGTGTGGGGGATTCGTGAGCTGATCCAGAAGGGTCTTGTAGAGAACAAGGAATTCCAACTGCAAGCGATCGAGCTGACGCCGAATCCGGCGATCGACGAGCGGCGCTTGATCAAGGTGGCCGGCATCGACATCAACGGCAGCCTCTTCGATTGCGATGCGGGCAAGATCGAGGAGACCCTGCGGGCGCTGCCGGAGCTATCGGCGGCATCGGTGCGGAGGGAGTTTCCCGGAACCTTGGTGGTCGAGGTGATTGCTCGTGAGCCCTACCTCTGGGTGGCGAGCACGAATCAGGAGGTGCAGCCGCGCGACCCTGAGAAGGGCTTGGTGGTGGATCGGCAGGGAATCGTCTTCCATTGCCCGCCCGCGCTCCATGCCAAAGCGGAACTGCTGCCTTTGATCCAACTGAGCGAGGGCGGTGAACCGCTCGTGCCCGGCAAGCCGGTGGTGCATCCGGAGTATGATCGTCTGCGGCGCTTGTATCAGGTGGCCTGCCGGGAAATCCCGGTGGCGGAGTCCTGGGTCTATCTTCTCCGCCAGAGCCGCGAGTGGTCGCTGGAACTGGTTTCACGCGACGGGACCGAGGCCTGCTTCGGTCTGGGTGACCACGAGCGGCAGATGAAGGATCTCAAATCCGCCTTGGATCACGCCCGCGAACGCGAGCAGCAGATTGCCTCGATCGAATTGATCCCCGAGCGAAACATCCCGGTGAAGCTGCGCGGCGGCGTGCCCCGCGCGATTCTCATCGACGAGCCCGCCCCCGCAGGTGTGCCGGACCGGCGCGCCCGCGATCTCAACGACCTCCTCAACCGTTAA